The window TTCTAATGAACTTTTACTTTTTTTATCTAATCCTATCCCTGAGCTTTCTAATTTAATAAAATTATAATAAAGATCTTGAAGATCTTGACTTTTAACAAGCATAAAGTTCTCACCTAAAAAATATTTTTGGGATGCTTCGTGTGTTAAAATTACCGAATATATTCGGACAAATAATACCAATACATTAAAGAGAAAGAAATCTGTCATATGTCTCTCGCAAGATATATGACAAAGCATCCCACATAAACTATACTCTGTTCAATAATTTTTTTCAATAATTTAAATAAAAATGTATTATATGGCGATTAGCTCACATCTCATATTTCTCATTACACTTCTTTTAGATCCCAGATAAATCCTATTTTTAAAATCCAATTTGTACTTTTAGTGAAAAAATAATAATTTTTTTTAATAAACGACCATAAAATTGACATATATAAATTTAGATTATATACTCTAAGGGTAACTTATATATTATGATTTTTAGTGAGTTGTCAATTTTAAGCAAAGGAATTTTCAAAAAAAAAGTCTCCCTTTTTAGTAGACTAGTCTCCCTTTTTTAGGTATACTCTTTTCGAAGGGGATGATATTTATGGAAAAAGGTGAATTAGTAAAAAAATATAGATTAAAAAATAAGCTTACTCAAAAAGAACTTGGTAATCTTATAGGAATTTCATCTAAATATGTTAGCAATATTGAAACTCTTAGAAAACCGGCACCAAAAAAAATGGTTGATTTTTTAGTGAATAATTTCAATATTTCTAAAAAAGATACTGAAATACTTAAGTTAGATAAAAAACAAAATAAAAATTACAACTTAACAAATACCAATAAAGAAAAAAGTTTAAGCAAACGTGAAATAGAATTAAATAAGAAAGAAAAAGAGATATTAGCAACCTATGATTTTATAAGAGAAAATCATTTTATACTTAGTAAAGTAGCGCATATTAATCGTCTTTTAATTGAACTGAATAATTCAATGGAAAAATATATATCTGAAATTGAACTTTCGTTATTTGAAACTGATGAGGAGTTAATTAAAAAAGCTTCTCCTGCAATTAAGACTACATTAAAAAGAATAAACGAAAAGAAAAATAGGTTAGAAAGTTTAATAGCTAAGTCTAAAACTATAGAGATTTAAGGAGGGGTTATGGATTTATCAAATTTAATAGGTAGTGTTCCTTTATCTAAGTTTACAAAAGATCAGAAAAGAGTTGCTATTCTTACTTGGGTAGCAGAAAATATTAAAATTCGTTGGAAAGATTATAATGTAGATGGATGTGCCTCT is drawn from uncultured Ilyobacter sp. and contains these coding sequences:
- a CDS encoding helix-turn-helix transcriptional regulator, with product MEKGELVKKYRLKNKLTQKELGNLIGISSKYVSNIETLRKPAPKKMVDFLVNNFNISKKDTEILKLDKKQNKNYNLTNTNKEKSLSKREIELNKKEKEILATYDFIRENHFILSKVAHINRLLIELNNSMEKYISEIELSLFETDEELIKKASPAIKTTLKRINEKKNRLESLIAKSKTIEI